A window of Schistocerca serialis cubense isolate TAMUIC-IGC-003099 chromosome 1, iqSchSeri2.2, whole genome shotgun sequence genomic DNA:
TTAagccctgaaactttctacaaccacGATTACCAAGCATTGATTTACGGGTATAAATCATAGTTTTCTCCCACCTTCCATGCCTCCTCTTCTACACCCAATGTACCTTACAAGTAGTGTATGCAAGCAAACTTAGGGGGTTTCATATCTCAAAAGTAGACCCTCATTTTGAATATTATGTATTGGGTGTACCCAAGGATATGTGATATGACTGCTCAAGTCTGAAGTGGATTTCATTGACTTATTGCACACAGTGAGCAGCACACTCAGATTTTTGAGAAACCAGACAAAAATTGCACATTGTGTGGTGAATGGAAGCTCATCTCTAACACTGATGAGAGTAGCCTAAAGGGAAAATCCCACAGTATTAATGATACTATTTGACATGTCTTTGGACTGatacattgattaaatatccaaGATAACTTATACAAGATGGAATAAAGAATCTCTGTGCATTCCTAATGAGTCACTTTATAACATAAGTTTGTTTCTCATGCATGTAAACGAACTTCCGTAGAATATACAACAAACACAATTAGTTCCTCTTGCAGATGACACTAGAATTGTAACAAATCCATACATACACAGAGTGACAGAAGAACTGGCAAACAATGTTCTTAAGAGTATTATTGAGTGgtcttctgtgaatggtctcactctGTTTCAACATATTCGGTTCTGCACATTTATAGTTACTCCACCAATGAGGAAATAACAACTCTGGtggaaacttaaaatttttttgtctatactggtgaaaatttaaattggaaaaatcacGTTGGATctcttaaaacaacttagttcagccacctTTGAACtctgaatcattgcaaatcttggggggagagatattttgtgtattttagttTAATAATGTCATACGAAATAATGTTCTGGAGTAAtgaatctttaagaaagaaagtcttaatCACTCGAAAAGGTGCTTTAAGAACATTATATGGAGCTCACCTACAACCATtcagtaaacttttttttttttaaacagagttAAGACATTTTGACTACAGCTTCACTGTATATTTACTCTCTCATGAagtgcactgcagttcagaagtaacactgatgcacataattacaatatcagaagaaaaGATGACATTAATACCCCACACTAAGGTTGttcttagcacaaaaaggggtgcacaatgctccCACCATAATTTTTGACCACTTACGCAGTGATATACAATGTCTGTTTTCAGATTTAATTTTGCTGTCTGTCAAAccaaaaaagtttctccttgacagctcATTTCAGTCCACAGAATAATTTTGGTTTTTAtaatatgtaaaaggtggtggataGGAGTCACTAACACTTGTATAATAAAGGTGCTTATAAATGGTCAGCATGCAGCCATGAATGTATAATGTGAAAGACAAACAACTTGTTTCACATCATTATGATTAATCattcaaatgatccatggaatatgaCACCAACTTTGGGTGCAGAGTTAGGGTTCATTTCTGGCCATTAGCACTATGTTCTATATATTCTATACCCTGTGCAAACATGAGGATGTTGGAAAGTAGATTTCCAGGGCTGCCTTTACACCACAGTTAGCTTTTTGAACATAACTACTTGAAAAGCATTACTCACTGTCAGTAACTTCAGCATTATGACACAAATTTTGTGGTGATTTGGAGGCAGATGCCATGCTTTACAGATGTATTCTTGTGCTGACCCATTTAGTGTGCAATCATAACATAACTGAGACTAAACACGgctttttttttgaaatttttatgggATATGTAGCCTCCTTCCTTGTAACAAAATATAGGTGATCAGAACCAGTCTCAAATGCTTGTACAGACgtcgcagggtaggttgtgctgaaaaataaatgttaagaaaaaagttcgatacactgcactgtttcagagttaattagcatcgaagtcAGTCAATGAAGCCATTGcgtgtgcaaattcaagcagcctaccATAGACGGTGTTGTCAAATGTGTtcctcatttggtttcctaaaacagaaCAAGAGACCGATAAAAAAATTGGAATGGAATGGTAATACGAATGAAACCTGAACAGAAGGCTGAGCAATCTCCTGTGCTACCGTGTATGTTATTAGGTCAACTGACAATAACTGTATTTGTCAAGCCTCCTGAATTTGCACACACAATGGCCCGATTGACTAAATTCAATTCTGATTAACTCAGAAAGGGCACAGTGTACTAAATTTTTATCTTAACAAATATTTTTCACCACACTCTATCCTACAACACAGCTACAATCTTCTGCAAGTGCTATAGTTTCGTATTATGAGACTCCAAATATTAAAGAGCATTAAAATTTTGTACTTCACATCAAGTTTATTTATCCACTTACACAAGATGATCACAATGTTGACAGTTCCAGTTGTACTGTGGATTGCAGTATAGTTAGTCAAGGATTTATCTTTGAATGAAGTAAATAATGATAAGTGATAGACATCATATGTAGTTCTCTATttcaaaatgaaaataagaaaGGAGATGCAGTGTCTGATATAGTCTCTGTAAGTGGAAGCTTTGCATTTAGTATAACAATATATTTAATAGAGCCATCCAGGATTCCAAAATAAAAGTACAATGTATCTGAATGTGTTTAATGGAAGCCCCATGATATACTCACTACAATCACATTTAATGCCCGCAATGGCTAAGACATTGACATTCACAGCAGGGTGCTGAGAACACTACTGACTGCTCGTTGGTTGTCAAAGAATGCATGgcataggtgcgcagaacaagtctAAACTTGACCACCATCAGTCGTGACTCAAACTGTaattgatatttttttaaatcactTATTAGCAGAATATAAAAAACGTCTGTTacaactgagaccaaacaaatataaaaaataatggttattcagaactaaaatagtaGTATTGGTTTTAACTGGTCAATTTTTCCCACCCCTAAAGAAGAGTAGTGTGTATCATGTGTTATCACAGGGGAATCTTTGAACTTTACAGTCTGAAAACCCCTGTTCCTCAAAAAGACAAAAAATCAGTTTTCTACTTCATAAGTGAAGAAGATTCAATCTCTCAAAAATGGGATGTGGTATGAGGAACAATGCCTGCTCCAAATTAAACAGGTCCTTACAACCGTCCATCCATGACTGAGATCCAATAGCGTGTTCTTTTCTTGCAATAATTTCTTGGTACACTGATAAAAATTTATGTCACTAGTCAACTACAACAAGATACTACCCTATATCTATGATTTTGGCCCATATGATTTTGCTTTGTTGCCACAACTTAGAATTATGCTCAAACTGCACCAATTTTCCACAGATGAACAGTTCCTGCTGGTGTAGAGGCAATGACCTACCCAGCTGCCATAAAGCACTTAGAAAAAATGTTAAAGAAATGAATCTGAAAGATGCACTGATTATAATAGAAATTATTCTGAAATGTCATGCAATAAACAACAGAACGGTAACCAACAACTTACCATCTTATCAGTCAACAAGACGAAAGCTTTCATTTACTTAAAAAGGGAAAgggtttttattttatataaacaaAGTTATTTTACAAAATTAAACATATATTACTGGATTCTATGTGAACTACTCAGTGTGTCCGCTGCTGTTATAATAGTTTTAATCTCCTTTCGTCACACTTGGTCGTAGTGCTAtcgttttaaatattttaacatgtcAAAACTTACTTCAAGACAATATTAAATCAGCTAGAGGTTCTCAATACACATACTAATAACGCCTAAATTGTTTTTTAAATCGTTCATAATGATAATCATCTGTTGCCTTTTCAGCATTGTCCCGTTGTCGTTTGCCCCTCTCTTCTGGGTTTAATCCCACAACAACAGCCTTCTTCTTTTCTTCTACATGTTTATCTCTTCTCCTAGGTGGCTCTGGATCTTCAATATTAACTGAAACATTGATGAGAATGAGATTATTCACTAACTTGTTGTGCTTtaaacattaaattaaaaattgtatGCTTGACTAATTTGAGACCGTGCAGTATGACAAACTTGTTTATTatgcaaaattatatatatactgCCTCTTACATCTGTTATGCTGAACAAAGTTAACAGCCATATTGGTTGGAACAAACTGTGAGGGAGCATCCTTCTTGCTGTGGCGTTCCCAAAGTAGCTTTAGCTTTGCTTCTTCAGTAGCTTcaatgttacgtatttttgcactgTGAGAAAGAATACACAGAATTGTTTCACTGATATCATTTTAAAATGCTTATCCATATAAAAGACCTCAAATCTTTGCTAAATACATTATTACCGAACAAAATGTTAGAATAGCTAAGAGAAATGAAGAGAGAAGGCATAAAAtaaggagaaaaaaatataaattgtaaTCAGTGAAACAAGAAAAGGAAATGGAGAAAGTAAACAGGATCATAACAGATACAACAAAACACTGGTTGAAATAAGTGCCTGATTGGAGTTACTATTGCTTAAGTGTGAGATATTAAGCGCTTTTTGTCTTAATTTATCATGTGTAGCAATAAACAAATGGGCAGTAAGATGAAGACAGTGAGTAGGTCAAAACCATAGGAAGGGAATAACTGTGGAATGTACAACAGAGAAAGGTAAGTCCTGGTCAGTAGGAGTGAATTTGTATTAAAGAGTGCAAATTTGGACACAATGAAACCAGAAACTaagggaaattattattatttgtttttgcaGTTCACCCGAGCTAACTAAGAAATGCGATAAAACAACTGACatcaaaagtgattgttaatttgcagacagtatctatttCCACATTTTTCATAAATGCCTAATATTAACATATAGGCTGAATCACCTATAActtgcaaatattgcggaaatggaaagtgctattgatgctcAATTTTTGCAGAATGTATTGATAGTTAGGGGCTCATACTGTAAGCCAACAAATAGATTGTAATAATTCTTAGAAAGTgtaatttttgtgaaaaattaaGGGTgacccaaaataatgtatacgcaCTTTGAAACAGAATATCTATTTTaataaaggagacagaaatacaattcTTCTGAGTAATAATTTAGAAggcggtgaaaaacataacaatgctttcttttgtttcaggattgttAGCGAACATAGTGTTATTGTTTGAACAATGGAAATgggtgctaaagtgttactggaaaacagagaatgtgagtgtGGTATGCCGacgttggagagttgaatttggaaGACAAGATTAACAATTACAATAATCAGAGGTAAGTTTGAAGTGAAAGGAATGGTGCACGGTATGAAGAAAGGACATGGCGGAtgaaagagaagttcaacagacaatgagagtgttgatgcagtaATCTAGGCATATACATGATCCCTGAAGAAATCTGTGAGGAAATTCTCTCGTGAGACTGAgatctgcagaagcagtgttcataAAATTTTGCGGTCTCAGAGCTTTAAGCCTTGCATTCCAGGACTTCTCCATGCTCtaacgaggatgatcctgataggcgaagcgaattttgtgaaaggttcattaacagatgtgaagaagagcaatgtttccaagatcgaattctttggtcagatgaagTGACATTTAAACTTGACGGAATAATTAACTGccataattgcgtgtactgggccagggagaatccatacATAACTGAGCAAAGGCACATTAATCTAtcaggagtaacagtctggtgtggtctgtcttctagacAGTTAATCAGGTCCTACTTCTTTGACAACACTATCACAGACgactcgtacttggaaatgttggaaatgataactcCCGGTCTTGtgttgtgtttggaaatgaagattattactttcaaaagaatggggtgccacctcactttcacctggatgtaAGAGCATTTCTCCATTGTTCATTCCCTGCCATACGGATTGGACGAAGAGGGGCTGTGGAGTATTCGctcgatctccagatttaactcctctagacttctttctgtggggtactctcaagaatGCAGTTTACACTGtgagaccacacacactggatgatcttagaGAGCAAAGTTGGCATGTCGCTCAGTTGTATGTTGTTGTCAACAGTGTATTGCAATGGACGGACACCAGTTTCTACATTTACCACCTTACATCGGACCATGAGGCACTATCACACGTTCACACTTCATGGATGATGTTCCACATGAAaaagccaatggggattgtcaacagaccaacagtgcacattTCGGCAGTTTACATGGCCATGGTTGGTAAATGTGGCCTCATTACTAAACAAGATAcaagatacatctggagtatcctgtcttaatgcccatgtacagggAGTAACGTGAGTCTCATAACCGTTTCCatgtagctcttgatggagagagatatgTGATAGGGATCGAGAATGCGTAGGACAcatgcctgactcatgccacttctttGTGCAATTGCTTGGGAGCTAATGTGCAATTCAACTGTGTTAACAGAAAGGACATTAACTTCCCGCTCTTctgttgttgcttgtttccttctgttacattggctacgtgttacactaccactttcatgtaactgattgaaaaggttgataaataactgccaagATGGTTGATGTCTActgggatatcttgctgcatacactgtacaagaataAACTGTGTTCTCCCTACACTCTTCATACAACGCGAGCATGTCAGCTTTTCAGCACTGGAAAATCACATAGTTCAATCATgatctactgcttggactgtcacacactaactgactggcTAGTCACAATGCACTTAAGGAAGACATAAGCACACTGTAAGTATAACAACATCGGACtaagcaactacgcaggttgaatggcacaaacaagtgtcggtctgCAAACTTTGCACAATACGATATCTTGTAGACAACTCGCACGAGAATACTgcgacaaacaccactgacattctaatttaccctacttttagtttgttaatgtcaacaggcactaTTCCACttaaaaatgtgtatgtttgcacaaaaaaaatgctttctaagaattattacaatctatttattggctaacaatatgagcccccaACTACCGATCccttctgtgaaaaccacacatcaacagcacttttcaTTTTCACAATATCTGTGATGTAAGTTTTAGGAGATTCACCATGTATAGTTAAAACCATGTGTGGTGAAGTTTCCTAGCGTGAAGAATACAATGTTCCTCTGCAACCTCAAATTTAGCATATCTCTAGGGATTCAACAATTTGTGTCAGTACTGTTCACCACTGCAACAAAGCTGAAATAGTTGCAGAGAACAAGAGGGGTGAAAGGTGAAGGGTAGCTTTGAATTACCCACTGATTGGTGGCTGGCAGAAACACactgttattaattcatgtccgcAAATACTCCTTACCGTAAGAGTTCACAGCCagatttaattttatcttgttagacCCAATATTTCCAGTTAAGCTGTATACAACCCATGTCTATTTTCAGTTATGAATTTCATGTTCTGTTAGAAGTTATATTACTTACTATCTCATTATTCAACCAGATTTCAACTTCTAGTATTATGTGAAGGCAAAAGGCTTTCATGGACAGGGGTGAGTTCTGAAACTTTCTTAAAACCACTTCAGCAATTAACTAGCATTTTATATATGATGTCCAATAATTGGCTTCTAGGATGCCAGAATTTGGGTGGGGATATGATAGCCTACAGGGTTAATGATTTCAGATTAATGGAGTAAAGATGTGCACACATTTGCAAGCAGAGTGATTAATGAACCATTTGCAAGGATATTACTGCTTTACATATTTTGTGGGTGACCCATAAGCCACTGAGTGTGCAGCTGGTTCTTCCAGCGAGCACAAAAAGGAACTCTGATACAATAGGGATGACACTGCTGAGTGCTCGCAAATGTGGTTACAATCAGGAGAAATGAGACTCATAGAACACTAAGGGGAAGCTTGCTGCATCAGTTTTGCCACTGAGTGGTTTATGAATCACTTGCAAGCATGTTGCTCACAACTATATATGCACCTGAATATTTGTGTCACGTAGAAACTGGCAGTTAGTGTCAAAGACTTAGCATCGTAAGTATCACTACCCTGAATATACACTTTCTATCTTGTTGATAATTTATTTTCTGACTGAAACAAAGGAAGTTTATTCATAAATTAAAATGACAAAATTTGGTCTAATAATAAAGGAGTCTTCAGTTGGAGGATCTGCTAAATTTCAAAAAGACAACTGAAGGACTGAAAATGGGGGGAAGGGTGCAGAATTGTTTTGAATACTTTGAAATCTGTATAATTACTGCTACAATGATAAAAAGAAGTGCCACTGATATAGTGTATTTCAAGAGACTGCAAATGCAAGCTTCAAAATTGAGCATCTGGAAATTAAGGGAAAACCAACAGACTACATTCTGTGATCAACAGTGCCATTTGGAAACAGCAGTGCACAGCATATTTCTGTCTTACAGTTTTTGAATGACTGCAACTAGAAAGTAAACTGTAAACATCACAAAAGTGAAATATAACAGTGCTGAAAGTTGTTCATAAATATGGAAAACTAATAGACTATGATACATTTCAAAGCTTTTCTAAAATAGTAAAATGATGAGTAAATTCCTACTCACTCAATGCCAAGGTCCACTTCAGGAATGCCACTAAGCATTTGATTGGAAAGCATTTCTTCTGACCGATGTGTTGATGAGGCTCGGAGATGTTCTGGCACAGCAAGGAGTGCAGATTCTTCTGGAGAGCAATACTTTTGATCAGAAGACTCTCCACCTCCTTCTtctgtctttacttttcctttccTCTTAGATAACTGTTCTTCAATATATTTCATCCTAGAAAACACAAATGTTGGTGTTAACAGAATTTCAGATTTCCTATCTTTAAATGACATGCTGACTGAAATATAGGAGTGTTGTACAATGTAATGCAAACAATGTCTCATTAAGGAAATGAAACTGAATTAAAGTGACATTATACTGTCTTtgatacattttttgttttgtatttaattttctgtATCTTAGGTGGAAGGCTGTCAAAAATAAGAGTTAATATAAAATACCTTACTTGTTATGTTAATTAGATGTGAAAAAAATAGAAGGATTCTTAGTGAATGAAACAGAAGACTGTACTGATAAAATGAGGGAGGAAACTTGTGGATGGAAACAACAGATAAAAATGAGGAAACCTGATAATTCACCTGCAGATAAATGTCATATGGTGCAGAGGTACAAGTATGAGCATAAAATCACACTATTCTTTAAAGCAATGAAAAGTAACAACTGTAATGCTAGTAAGGAAGTCATCCTCTATTCCCTTTAGTCACTAACATATTCACTTCGGTACCCCTGTCAACTGATGTGACACAACACACTTCAGCTATCCCATACTAGTGGTAACTGTCTAAATTATTTCAGTGTTGCCACATACACCACATCACTGATAAGCTGCTGTGTGGATCTGTTGTTTCCTTGTTATATTACTTGAACAACGGTCACGAGAACTATGACACAGCAGCAAAAGTAAGCACTTATAGTCTATCAAGGGTAAAAGAGCAACTGACAATTATGGAAAAGGATAACACATTGGAAAAGATGGCTGATGTTTGCCTCCCCACAGCCACTTTGACGGATATTTCGTGAAGTTTTCAATCTTTCTTCAGTAAAAACATTCCCTCTtataaacacagatattaaataaccaattaatattaaataataaaaagcatacatGAGATCACTTGAAAAAGCAATCAAAACTGCAATTTCTGGCATTGTTCTACCATACAAAATTAATGCATAGTGTAGCCCAAGGCTTACATTCATTGTTGCAACATTTGCTCCATATTTACTACAAGTAATTACAATAAGATGTGAACCTGTTTTGTTCACTCGGAGAAAATTCCCGAGTATTTTGGTGCATAATATGTTCATACACAATACACTAACTATGAAAAATACAAAGGTCGGAGAAGAGAGAGCATAATGATTACTTATTAGATTACAGTAGATGTGAGACAATCATGTCATGGAGGAAAGACCATATAACAGAAAGGAAACCACACAGTAAACGTACTGGGTAATTTGGGTCTAAAACATCAGAGAAACCTCACAAAGGCATCTACATAGTCTATTATGCTCTGCCCTCACATGGATATGTAAAATCCATGTATGTCAACCAAAGACAGAGTGAAGCACAGGAATTAAAGGCTTGTTATGAAGCACAGGAATTAAAGGCTTGTTATTCCACACATTCCACATGAAATTCAGCCTACTGAATACAAATGGATCAGTCAGTGTAAGAGTTGCTATCATCTGTCCACTGGAACACAAATATATCTTCTCCACCTCTTTAGTGAGCATGCCGCCCAAGTGCATACCTCTCACATAGGGCTATTCAGATATTTTGGCACATATACATTTCATTGAATATACATTTACATGatggtaagtgtggtgtcaccgccagacaccacacttgctaggtggtagcttaaatcggccgcggtccatttagtacatgtcggacccgcgtgtcgccactgtgtgatcgcagacctagcgccaccacaaggcaggtctcgagatacgatagagcactcgccccagttgtacggacgacattgctagcgacaatacggacgaagcctccctctcatttgccgagagacagttagaatagccttctgctaagtccatggctacgacctagcaaggcgccattagccttacctagtttgtgagttatcgtataaatgtctcaagaagaacgctgtattcatcaaagaataaaagttaagtataaagcagctacgtacttttcttgctaccattcaatagttatcctgttccagacttgaagccagtcggcgtgtgtgtacgcgtgcctttctttcggctcccttcccagtgtggcgtagcaaacttgttacgctACAACAGTAAGTCTGATCCCAATAACTAATACAATTCAATGGAAAGTAGCTTTCATAAACATATCAACGCTATGAGCATACTTTTTTTTGGCTGATTTCAGAGGGTATTTGGGGACGGGATGACCAACCAATGCCCCACATATAACTGACTCCATGGGGATAGGTGCAGTGTAAAGAAATCTGCCCCCCTTCCCTTCATCCAGTCCAGTCACTATACTCAAGTTTCATGCCTTGCACCAACCATCTACACTTATTCTCGATTGTGAGCTTTCTTTTGGTTAAGGGGAGTTGTATTCATACACAGTCTTAACATACTCATTTCTCTTCAACTTACATTTCTTCATCCTCATCCCTTTTATTTGTCTCTGCTGAGAACTGCGTTCCAATTCCTGTGTCGTAGGCATCATCAACACGTTTCACTTTTCCACTTTTAAGGGCTTGCATATCCACCATGCCACCAGTCTTCACTTTAAATGGATCCGTCTGTAAATGTAAGAGTCCTTACTTAACTTCTAATGGTTGACTATAGTATTCAAAAATTAAACCTCATAACCACAAGGTTACAGAagttaaatataaaaatcacactcTAACATCTAACTTATGTAGAACTAATATGGGAAAGGAGGAGCTGTTACACATATATTAACACAGAAGTTCAAGAATGTAAAAACAGGTAGAttttgtgtgcttgtgaattaataatgAACAAcaattcacttttaattgtaactgtttataAATTCCcaatgggaaattttgaactgttaatGAGGCGTATGGTTTCCTTACTACTTGATCCGTCACACAGCAGAAGACATTCAGTAGTATATGGTGTTTTTAGTAGTTTCTCTAAAAGATTCTGACAGGAAAAAGGATATGGAAACGTCATATGGACCCTACAATTTGATCCCAGTAATTAACTTTTCAACACGGATTCCTAAAGACAGAATGACCCTAACCCCTTATTGATAACGTTTTCTTGGACGATACTGTTTTAAGTGTACAAGGtaccaaatgctctctctgatcacgaTGAACAGTCAGTTATGATAAATAAGATAGTAACTTACAGGACAGATACTCTTtggtggaaatcagttagaataattaatggttGCAGGACAATCATTTTTAAAAACAGTTTGTGAGACG
This region includes:
- the LOC126483676 gene encoding telomere length and silencing protein 1 homolog, which gives rise to MSADTDESNSADAIIFKRKRRKPLRKRNDEEMESNESEEEEDTRKKLEEMKTLQKLRQRQNGVSLVSLALGKKVTLQEETSVTDPFKVKTGGMVDMQALKSGKVKRVDDAYDTGIGTQFSAETNKRDEDEEMMKYIEEQLSKRKGKVKTEEGGGESSDQKYCSPEESALLAVPEHLRASSTHRSEEMLSNQMLSGIPEVDLGIDAKIRNIEATEEAKLKLLWERHSKKDAPSQFVPTNMAVNFVQHNRFNIEDPEPPRRRDKHVEEKKKAVVVGLNPEERGKRQRDNAEKATDDYHYERFKKQFRRY